Proteins from a single region of Seriola aureovittata isolate HTS-2021-v1 ecotype China chromosome 9, ASM2101889v1, whole genome shotgun sequence:
- the LOC130174739 gene encoding RING finger protein 223 → MEQSPQIWHTQVGPEDTTGGLQKKVSVVGQPECSICCYNYDNVFKAPKQLECTHTFCLECLSRLMVVSQTGDDTDGSRGRLSCPFCRQLTTLPEEGPPALANSGEVLGKLPEHQQQVESVYLEGEKLCYNSSRHSADLGTSDSPTAFCVCVDIGVSKAVAAPTQTRPRTHGALGRIADWKRMVLFIVLMVLLVVIVLWPLQCVFSTGNMRCMRQRVDSGPTTVTTTVAFNPFTRPPRMAE, encoded by the coding sequence atggAACAGTCTCCACAAATTTGGCACACACAGGTCGGACCCGAAGACACGACTGGAGGGCTGCAAAAGAAGGTGTCAGTCGTCGGTCAGCCGGAGTGCTCCATCTGCTGCTACAATTATGACAATGTCTTCAAAGCACCCAAACAGCTGGAGTGCACCCACACCTTCTGCCTGGAGTGTCTCTCCCGCCTCATGGTTGTCTCGCAGACCGGCGATGACACCGACGGCAGCAGAGGGCGCCTCTCCTGCCCCTTCTGCCGCCAACTCACCACACTTCCCGAGGAGGGACCCCCGGCCTTGGCCAACAGCGGCGAGGTCCTGGGCAAGCTTCCCgagcaccagcagcaggtggagtCGGTATATCTGGAGGGGGAGAAGCTGTGCTACAACAGCTCAAGGCACAGTGCCGACTTGGGCACCTCCGACAGCCCCACGGCCTTCTGCGTCTGCGTTGACATTGGGGTCAGCAAGGCGGTGGCCGCTCCGACCCAGACACGGCCACGGACTCATGGCGCGCTGGGCCGGATCGCGGACTGGAAGAGGATGGTGCTCTTCATTGTGCTCATGGTGCTGCTTGTCGTCATCGTGTTGTGGCCGCTGCAGTGCGTCTTCAGCACTGGAAACATGCGCTGTATGCGACAACGCGTCGACTCCGGCCCCACTACCGTGACCACCACTGTTGCTTTCAACCCATTCACCAGACCACCGCGTATGGCGGAGTGA